From a single Miscanthus floridulus cultivar M001 chromosome 8, ASM1932011v1, whole genome shotgun sequence genomic region:
- the LOC136471342 gene encoding uncharacterized protein isoform X3, which yields MIEQFVNFVIRPPRSEYNPDQYLWEKEFILAGRKYKRLDLELTNARGYILKCSHYVPAFIPENTALPCVVYCHGNSGCRADANEAAVILLPSNITVFTLDFSGSGLSGGDYVSLGWHEKEDLKCAVSCLRDNKQVSTIGLWGRSMGAVTCLLYGAEDPSIAGMVLDSAFTNLYDLMMELVDVYKIRVPKFTVKMAVQYMRRIIQKRAKFDIMDLNVLKLAPKMFIPALFGHGFNDMFIQPHHCDRIHQAYGGDKNIIKFEGDHNSPRPQSYYDSVSIFFYKTLRPPMLPAARSKLHMGAFKVGNITNESFFFEIINGLRSANTAACGSSTDAPNIPHDSTSVFELLSSMNQLSIKNENDLLQDFLLDENRSLSEIDGDSVGSRLQNLTVKALATPLRQNQRQSQRKPIEKAKQKKVQALWKKIKREKVEMGDSLSSRLKMCLGQSPRHKRNRSSGGITTS from the exons ATGATCGAGCAGTTCGTTAATTTCGTCATCCGGCCGCCCCG GTCAGAATATAATCCAGATCAGTATCTATGGGAGAAAGAGTTTATCCTCGCAGGACGTAAATACAAACGACTAGACTTGGAG CTTACAAATGCAAGAGGCTATATCTTAAAATGCAGCCACTATGTTCCTGCTTTTATCCCAGAGAACACTGCTCTCCCATGTGTGGTCTATTGCCATGGAAATAG CGGATGCCGAGCAGACGCAAATGAAGCCGCTGTAATACTTCTTCCTTCAAATATCACTGTTTTCACACTTGACTTTTCTGGGTCAGGTTTATCGGGTGGGGATTATGTCAGCTTGGGTTGGCATGAG AAAGAGGACCTCAAATGTGCAGTGTCATGTCTTCGGGACAATAAACAAGTTTCCACTATAGGCCTTTGGGGGCGATCAATGGGTGCTGTTACATG CCTACTCTATGGAGCAGAGGACCCCTCTATTGCTGGCATGGTATTGGATAGTGCTTTCACTAACCTGTATGACTTGATGATGGAACTTGTTGACGTTTACAAAATTCGAGTTCCTAAATTCACG GTTAAGATGGCTGTACAGTACATGCGGCGAATCATTCAGAAAAGAGCTAAGTTTGACATAATGGATCTTAATGTTTTAAAG TTGGCTCCCAAGATGTTTATCCCTGCATTATTTGGACATGGTTTTAATGATATGTTTATTCAGCCTCACCATTGTGATCGTATTCACCAGGCATATGGG GGggataaaaatataattaaattTGAGGGTGATCATAATTCCCCAAGACCTCAATCATATTATGATTCAGTTTCTATATTCTTCTATAAAACTTTGCGTCCTCCTATGCTGCCTGCAGCACGATCAAAGCTTCATATGGGAGCATTTAAAGTTGGTAACATAACCAATGAG AGTTTCTTCTTTGAAATCATCAACGGTCTACGGTCAGCAAACACTGCAGCCTGCGGTTCATCAACAGATGCACCTAACATCCCACATG ATAGCACATCTGTATTTGAATTGTTGTCTAGCATGAATCAACTGTCCATTAAGAATGAGAATGACTTG CTGCAGGACTTTCTTTTAGATGAAAACCGCAGcctgtcagagattgatggggaTAGTGTTGGATCACGTTTGCAG AATTTGACAGTCAAGGCTTTGGCTACGCCTCTAAGACAAAACCAGAGACAAAGCCAGAGGAAACCGATCGAGAAAGCTAAGCAGAAGAAGGTTCAAGCCCTGTGGAAGAAGATTAAGCGTGAGAAGGTGGAGATGGGGGATAGCCTATCTTCGCGTTTGAAGATGTGCCTGGGGCAATCTCCGCGGCACAAGAGGAATAGATCATCTGGAGGGATTACAACTTCATAG
- the LOC136471342 gene encoding uncharacterized protein isoform X4, with the protein MIEQFVNFVIRPPRSEYNPDQYLWEKEFILAGRKYKRLDLELTNARGYILKCSHYVPAFIPENTALPCVVYCHGNSGCRADANEAAVILLPSNITVFTLDFSGSGLSGGDYVSLGWHEKEDLKCAVSCLRDNKQVSTIGLWGRSMGAVTCLLYGAEDPSIAGMVLDSAFTNLYDLMMELVDVYKIRVPKFTVKMAVQYMRRIIQKRAKFDIMDLNVLKLAPKMFIPALFGHGFNDMFIQPHHCDRIHQAYGGDKNIIKFEGDHNSPRPQSYYDSVSIFFYKTLRPPMLPAARSKLHMGAFKVGNITNESFFFEIINGLRSANTAACGSSTDAPNIPHDSTSVFELLSSMNQLSIKNENDLDFLLDENRSLSEIDGDSVGSRLQNLTVKALATPLRQNQRQSQRKPIEKAKQKKVQALWKKIKREKVEMGDSLSSRLKMCLGQSPRHKRNRSSGGITTS; encoded by the exons ATGATCGAGCAGTTCGTTAATTTCGTCATCCGGCCGCCCCG GTCAGAATATAATCCAGATCAGTATCTATGGGAGAAAGAGTTTATCCTCGCAGGACGTAAATACAAACGACTAGACTTGGAG CTTACAAATGCAAGAGGCTATATCTTAAAATGCAGCCACTATGTTCCTGCTTTTATCCCAGAGAACACTGCTCTCCCATGTGTGGTCTATTGCCATGGAAATAG CGGATGCCGAGCAGACGCAAATGAAGCCGCTGTAATACTTCTTCCTTCAAATATCACTGTTTTCACACTTGACTTTTCTGGGTCAGGTTTATCGGGTGGGGATTATGTCAGCTTGGGTTGGCATGAG AAAGAGGACCTCAAATGTGCAGTGTCATGTCTTCGGGACAATAAACAAGTTTCCACTATAGGCCTTTGGGGGCGATCAATGGGTGCTGTTACATG CCTACTCTATGGAGCAGAGGACCCCTCTATTGCTGGCATGGTATTGGATAGTGCTTTCACTAACCTGTATGACTTGATGATGGAACTTGTTGACGTTTACAAAATTCGAGTTCCTAAATTCACG GTTAAGATGGCTGTACAGTACATGCGGCGAATCATTCAGAAAAGAGCTAAGTTTGACATAATGGATCTTAATGTTTTAAAG TTGGCTCCCAAGATGTTTATCCCTGCATTATTTGGACATGGTTTTAATGATATGTTTATTCAGCCTCACCATTGTGATCGTATTCACCAGGCATATGGG GGggataaaaatataattaaattTGAGGGTGATCATAATTCCCCAAGACCTCAATCATATTATGATTCAGTTTCTATATTCTTCTATAAAACTTTGCGTCCTCCTATGCTGCCTGCAGCACGATCAAAGCTTCATATGGGAGCATTTAAAGTTGGTAACATAACCAATGAG AGTTTCTTCTTTGAAATCATCAACGGTCTACGGTCAGCAAACACTGCAGCCTGCGGTTCATCAACAGATGCACCTAACATCCCACATG ATAGCACATCTGTATTTGAATTGTTGTCTAGCATGAATCAACTGTCCATTAAGAATGAGAATGACTTG GACTTTCTTTTAGATGAAAACCGCAGcctgtcagagattgatggggaTAGTGTTGGATCACGTTTGCAG AATTTGACAGTCAAGGCTTTGGCTACGCCTCTAAGACAAAACCAGAGACAAAGCCAGAGGAAACCGATCGAGAAAGCTAAGCAGAAGAAGGTTCAAGCCCTGTGGAAGAAGATTAAGCGTGAGAAGGTGGAGATGGGGGATAGCCTATCTTCGCGTTTGAAGATGTGCCTGGGGCAATCTCCGCGGCACAAGAGGAATAGATCATCTGGAGGGATTACAACTTCATAG
- the LOC136471342 gene encoding uncharacterized protein isoform X1 produces the protein MIEQFVNFVIRPPRSEYNPDQYLWEKEFILAGRKYKRLDLELTNARGYILKCSHYVPAFIPENTALPCVVYCHGNSGCRADANEAAVILLPSNITVFTLDFSGSGLSGGDYVSLGWHEKEDLKCAVSCLRDNKQVSTIGLWGRSMGAVTCLLYGAEDPSIAGMVLDSAFTNLYDLMMELVDVYKIRVPKFTVKMAVQYMRRIIQKRAKFDIMDLNVLKLAPKMFIPALFGHGFNDMFIQPHHCDRIHQAYGGDKNIIKFEGDHNSPRPQSYYDSVSIFFYKTLRPPMLPAARSKLHMGAFKVGNITNESFFFEIINGLRSANTAACGSSTDAPNIPHDSTSVFELLSSMNQLSIKNENDLLQDFLLDENRSLSEIDGDSVGSRLQDKTSRCNEESCSFTSSNRESWGRCSSLGAASDESLSGNNNDKQNLTVKALATPLRQNQRQSQRKPIEKAKQKKVQALWKKIKREKVEMGDSLSSRLKMCLGQSPRHKRNRSSGGITTS, from the exons ATGATCGAGCAGTTCGTTAATTTCGTCATCCGGCCGCCCCG GTCAGAATATAATCCAGATCAGTATCTATGGGAGAAAGAGTTTATCCTCGCAGGACGTAAATACAAACGACTAGACTTGGAG CTTACAAATGCAAGAGGCTATATCTTAAAATGCAGCCACTATGTTCCTGCTTTTATCCCAGAGAACACTGCTCTCCCATGTGTGGTCTATTGCCATGGAAATAG CGGATGCCGAGCAGACGCAAATGAAGCCGCTGTAATACTTCTTCCTTCAAATATCACTGTTTTCACACTTGACTTTTCTGGGTCAGGTTTATCGGGTGGGGATTATGTCAGCTTGGGTTGGCATGAG AAAGAGGACCTCAAATGTGCAGTGTCATGTCTTCGGGACAATAAACAAGTTTCCACTATAGGCCTTTGGGGGCGATCAATGGGTGCTGTTACATG CCTACTCTATGGAGCAGAGGACCCCTCTATTGCTGGCATGGTATTGGATAGTGCTTTCACTAACCTGTATGACTTGATGATGGAACTTGTTGACGTTTACAAAATTCGAGTTCCTAAATTCACG GTTAAGATGGCTGTACAGTACATGCGGCGAATCATTCAGAAAAGAGCTAAGTTTGACATAATGGATCTTAATGTTTTAAAG TTGGCTCCCAAGATGTTTATCCCTGCATTATTTGGACATGGTTTTAATGATATGTTTATTCAGCCTCACCATTGTGATCGTATTCACCAGGCATATGGG GGggataaaaatataattaaattTGAGGGTGATCATAATTCCCCAAGACCTCAATCATATTATGATTCAGTTTCTATATTCTTCTATAAAACTTTGCGTCCTCCTATGCTGCCTGCAGCACGATCAAAGCTTCATATGGGAGCATTTAAAGTTGGTAACATAACCAATGAG AGTTTCTTCTTTGAAATCATCAACGGTCTACGGTCAGCAAACACTGCAGCCTGCGGTTCATCAACAGATGCACCTAACATCCCACATG ATAGCACATCTGTATTTGAATTGTTGTCTAGCATGAATCAACTGTCCATTAAGAATGAGAATGACTTG CTGCAGGACTTTCTTTTAGATGAAAACCGCAGcctgtcagagattgatggggaTAGTGTTGGATCACGTTTGCAG GATAAAACAAGTAGGTGCAATGAGGAGTCATGTTCATTCACAAGCTCTAACAGAGAAAGTTGGGGCAGATGTTCATCTTTAGGAGCAGCTAGTGATGAATCATTGTCAGGCAATAATAATGATAAGCAG AATTTGACAGTCAAGGCTTTGGCTACGCCTCTAAGACAAAACCAGAGACAAAGCCAGAGGAAACCGATCGAGAAAGCTAAGCAGAAGAAGGTTCAAGCCCTGTGGAAGAAGATTAAGCGTGAGAAGGTGGAGATGGGGGATAGCCTATCTTCGCGTTTGAAGATGTGCCTGGGGCAATCTCCGCGGCACAAGAGGAATAGATCATCTGGAGGGATTACAACTTCATAG
- the LOC136471342 gene encoding uncharacterized protein isoform X2, which translates to MIEQFVNFVIRPPRSEYNPDQYLWEKEFILAGRKYKRLDLELTNARGYILKCSHYVPAFIPENTALPCVVYCHGNSGCRADANEAAVILLPSNITVFTLDFSGSGLSGGDYVSLGWHEKEDLKCAVSCLRDNKQVSTIGLWGRSMGAVTCLLYGAEDPSIAGMVLDSAFTNLYDLMMELVDVYKIRVPKFTVKMAVQYMRRIIQKRAKFDIMDLNVLKLAPKMFIPALFGHGFNDMFIQPHHCDRIHQAYGGDKNIIKFEGDHNSPRPQSYYDSVSIFFYKTLRPPMLPAARSKLHMGAFKVGNITNESFFFEIINGLRSANTAACGSSTDAPNIPHDSTSVFELLSSMNQLSIKNENDLDFLLDENRSLSEIDGDSVGSRLQDKTSRCNEESCSFTSSNRESWGRCSSLGAASDESLSGNNNDKQNLTVKALATPLRQNQRQSQRKPIEKAKQKKVQALWKKIKREKVEMGDSLSSRLKMCLGQSPRHKRNRSSGGITTS; encoded by the exons ATGATCGAGCAGTTCGTTAATTTCGTCATCCGGCCGCCCCG GTCAGAATATAATCCAGATCAGTATCTATGGGAGAAAGAGTTTATCCTCGCAGGACGTAAATACAAACGACTAGACTTGGAG CTTACAAATGCAAGAGGCTATATCTTAAAATGCAGCCACTATGTTCCTGCTTTTATCCCAGAGAACACTGCTCTCCCATGTGTGGTCTATTGCCATGGAAATAG CGGATGCCGAGCAGACGCAAATGAAGCCGCTGTAATACTTCTTCCTTCAAATATCACTGTTTTCACACTTGACTTTTCTGGGTCAGGTTTATCGGGTGGGGATTATGTCAGCTTGGGTTGGCATGAG AAAGAGGACCTCAAATGTGCAGTGTCATGTCTTCGGGACAATAAACAAGTTTCCACTATAGGCCTTTGGGGGCGATCAATGGGTGCTGTTACATG CCTACTCTATGGAGCAGAGGACCCCTCTATTGCTGGCATGGTATTGGATAGTGCTTTCACTAACCTGTATGACTTGATGATGGAACTTGTTGACGTTTACAAAATTCGAGTTCCTAAATTCACG GTTAAGATGGCTGTACAGTACATGCGGCGAATCATTCAGAAAAGAGCTAAGTTTGACATAATGGATCTTAATGTTTTAAAG TTGGCTCCCAAGATGTTTATCCCTGCATTATTTGGACATGGTTTTAATGATATGTTTATTCAGCCTCACCATTGTGATCGTATTCACCAGGCATATGGG GGggataaaaatataattaaattTGAGGGTGATCATAATTCCCCAAGACCTCAATCATATTATGATTCAGTTTCTATATTCTTCTATAAAACTTTGCGTCCTCCTATGCTGCCTGCAGCACGATCAAAGCTTCATATGGGAGCATTTAAAGTTGGTAACATAACCAATGAG AGTTTCTTCTTTGAAATCATCAACGGTCTACGGTCAGCAAACACTGCAGCCTGCGGTTCATCAACAGATGCACCTAACATCCCACATG ATAGCACATCTGTATTTGAATTGTTGTCTAGCATGAATCAACTGTCCATTAAGAATGAGAATGACTTG GACTTTCTTTTAGATGAAAACCGCAGcctgtcagagattgatggggaTAGTGTTGGATCACGTTTGCAG GATAAAACAAGTAGGTGCAATGAGGAGTCATGTTCATTCACAAGCTCTAACAGAGAAAGTTGGGGCAGATGTTCATCTTTAGGAGCAGCTAGTGATGAATCATTGTCAGGCAATAATAATGATAAGCAG AATTTGACAGTCAAGGCTTTGGCTACGCCTCTAAGACAAAACCAGAGACAAAGCCAGAGGAAACCGATCGAGAAAGCTAAGCAGAAGAAGGTTCAAGCCCTGTGGAAGAAGATTAAGCGTGAGAAGGTGGAGATGGGGGATAGCCTATCTTCGCGTTTGAAGATGTGCCTGGGGCAATCTCCGCGGCACAAGAGGAATAGATCATCTGGAGGGATTACAACTTCATAG
- the LOC136471343 gene encoding probable calcium-binding protein CML21: MGGVISGDSPRHSSPASKLEKKMVEAMQQRALKGTSVKSFNSVIMKFPKIDESLRNCRTIFQQFDEDSNGEIDQLELKHCFQNLGIESTDEEIKDLFQACDIYEHMGMKFNEFIVFLCLVYLLNDPAVSEARKRMGLGSLEPTFETLVESFVFLDKNKDGYVSKSEMIQAINETIGGERSSGRIGMKRFEEMDWDKNGTVTFKEFLFAFTRWVGIDNEDDEDDHDEEE; this comes from the exons ATGGGAGGTGTAATTAGTGGTGACTCGCCAAGGCACAGCTCACCGGCATCGAAGTTAGAGAAGAAGATGGTTGAAGCCATGCAGCAGAGAGCATTAAAAGGAACCTCTGTGAAATCATTCAATAGTGTCATCATGAAATTTCCTAAAATCGACGAGAGTTTGAGAAACTGCAGGACTATCTTTCAGCAGTTTG ATGAAGATTCCAATGGTGAAATAGATCAACTGGAACTAAAGCATTGTTTCCAAAATTTGGGTATTGAATCAACTGATGAGGAGATAAAAGATCTGTTTCAGGCATGTGACATTTATGAACACATGGGCATGAAGTTCAATGAGTTTATTGTCTTCCTGTGCCTTGTTTATCTTCTAAATGATCCTGCAGTGTCTGAAGCA AGAAAAAGAATGGGATTAGGTAGCCTTGAACCAACATTTGAGACATTGGTCGAGTCATTTGTCTTCCTGGACAAGAACAAAGATGGATATGTCAGTAAGAGCGAGATGATACAAGCAATAAATGAGACAATTGGAGGAGAGCGCTCTTCTGGGCGCATAGGCATGAAAAGATTTG AGGAAATGGATTGGGACAAGAACGGAACAGTGACCTTCAAGGAATTCCTTTTCGCTTTTACTCGCTGGGTGGGGATCGATAACGAAGACGACGAGGACGACCACGACGAAGAAGAATGA